The genomic segment CGGCAACGAGAACTCGGCCGCCCGAACGTGGATCTCGCCTGCCTGAACGTGGCACTCGCCTGCACGAACGCCGAACTCAGCTGCCGGAGCGCAGAACTCGCTCGCCCAACGTCGAACTCGGCTGCCCGAGTGTGGGCCTCGGTCGCCTGAACGTGGGCCTCGCCTGCGCCAGCGTGGAACCCGGCCGCCCGAACGTGGCACTCACCTGCCTGAACGTGGCACTCGCCTGCACGAACGCCGAACTCAGCTGCCGGAGCGCAGAACTCGCTCGCCCAACGTCGAACTCGGCTGCCCGAGTGTGGGCCTCGGTCGCCTGAACGTGGGCCTCGCCTGCGCCAGCGTGGAACCCGGCCGCCCGAACGTGGCACTCACCTGCCTGAACGTGGCACTCGCCTGCACGAACGCCGAACTCAGCTGCCGGAGCGCAGAACTCGCTCGCCCAACGTCGAACTCGGCTGCCCGAGTGTGGGCCTCGGTCGCCTGAACGTGGGCCTCGCCTGCGCCAGCGTGGAACCCGGCCGCCCGAACGTGGCACTCGCTTGCCCGAACGTGGCACTCGCCTGCGCCAGCGTGTGATTCGCCTGCGCGACCGTAGAAGTCGGCTACCTGAGCGTGAGACTCGGCTGCCGGAACGTGGGACTCGCCGCAGCCAACGCGGCACCCCACCCGCCCGAGTGTTGAACTCAGCTGCCGGAACGTGGAACTCGGCTGCACCAACGTGGGATTCGGGGACGGGAGCGTGGGAGTCGGGCGGGAGTTGGTCGGCGGGAATGGCGGGGCTTGCGTGGGCGGGTGCGGGAATTGGGGGTGGGAATGGGGCGGGAGTGGGCGTGAAGTTATCTGCGGGATAGGTGGGCGGGTGCGGGAGTGCGGTGATTATCTGCGGATTAGCAGAGGAGGTAAAATTGTCGGGAGATTAGGAGGGGAAAAAGAGAGAGGGCGTTGCTCGCATAGGGAAGCGAGCAACGCCCTAGGGAGTGTCAGGCGCCGGTGCAGATGGCGACGGCGAACGGGCCCGAAGCGGTGTTCGTGGCGACGACGGCGCCGTCGACGGTGATCTTGCAAGTGACCTCACCACCGGTTTCGTCCGCCATGACGGTGAGCATGCCGCCCTTGATCACGCCCTTGTTCTCCATCTGCTTCGTCCACGGCAGCGTGTCGACCGTCTCCGAGATCGGGTTCAGCGCCTCGCCGTAGGTCACCTCGACCCCGGTCGCGTCCCCGGTCACGTCGTAGGTCACCGCGGCGGTGCGGTTGTACTCGTCCTGCACCTCGTTGACCGCCTGGTTGAAGATGAACAACCAGGCCACGCACACGCCGAGGCCGATCACCGAGGCCACGATGCCCACAATGGACAGCACCTTGTTGGTGGCCACGCCCTTGTTGACCCGCACCACCCCGAAGATCGAGAAGATCAGACCGAGGATCACCAGCGGCCAGGCGACCACGCCGATGAACGGGATCGGCGAGAAGACCAGCCCCACCAGGCCGAGCACGAAGCCGGTGATGCCGATCCCGTTGCGGGGCGGCTGTTGCTGCGGCGGCGCCTGGTAGGGCATGGCCGGCGGGTAGGGGGTTTGCTGGGTCACGGGAGAATTTCCTTTCCGAATGAACTGGCGAAGCGCATGCAATCACCCTGGAGCACTTCCCCGCGTCGTCCGATA from the Amycolatopsis magusensis genome contains:
- a CDS encoding MmpS family transport accessory protein, producing the protein MTQQTPYPPAMPYQAPPQQQPPRNGIGITGFVLGLVGLVFSPIPFIGVVAWPLVILGLIFSIFGVVRVNKGVATNKVLSIVGIVASVIGLGVCVAWLFIFNQAVNEVQDEYNRTAAVTYDVTGDATGVEVTYGEALNPISETVDTLPWTKQMENKGVIKGGMLTVMADETGGEVTCKITVDGAVVATNTASGPFAVAICTGA